Proteins from a genomic interval of Oceanidesulfovibrio indonesiensis:
- a CDS encoding ferritin-like domain-containing protein, translated as MAAPPKVSKELLDMLNDAIARELSVSISYMWQHVLMTGVQGFAVKDEIKKIAIVEMKHAEEIAERLVYLGGKPTSKPTEIRVGETLKEMMQINTELESGAIELYRKVIAKAEEEGDIVTADLFHEILAQEEEHHDTFTGLLE; from the coding sequence ATGGCAGCGCCCCCTAAGGTTTCCAAGGAACTGCTGGACATGCTCAACGATGCCATTGCCCGCGAGCTCTCCGTGTCCATCTCCTACATGTGGCAGCACGTCCTCATGACAGGCGTGCAAGGATTTGCCGTCAAAGATGAAATCAAGAAGATAGCAATTGTGGAGATGAAGCACGCCGAGGAAATAGCCGAGCGTCTCGTTTACCTGGGCGGCAAGCCCACAAGCAAGCCCACCGAGATCCGCGTGGGCGAGACTCTCAAGGAAATGATGCAGATCAACACGGAGCTCGAGAGCGGCGCCATCGAGCTGTACCGCAAGGTCATCGCCAAGGCCGAAGAAGAAGGTGACATAGTGACCGCGGATCTCTTCCATGAAATCCTTGCTCAGGAAGAAGAGCACCATGACACCTTTACCGGGCTTCTGGAGTAG
- the uxx1 gene encoding UXX-star selenoprotein family 1 — MATIIYGKSGUPYTTNAREAYPDHIYHEVKSDKAHMDKMLELSGGQRKVPVIVTEDGKVTVGYGGS, encoded by the coding sequence GTGGCGACGATCATCTATGGCAAGTCTGGCTGACCCTACACCACCAATGCCCGTGAGGCGTACCCCGACCATATTTACCACGAGGTGAAGTCCGACAAGGCGCACATGGACAAGATGCTCGAACTTTCCGGCGGCCAACGAAAAGTGCCCGTCATCGTAACGGAAGACGGCAAAGTGACCGTAGGCTATGGGGGCAGCTGA
- a CDS encoding DUF4019 domain-containing protein — MAEKAAVENAVPAAEAWLALVDDGAYEQSWAEAASMFQAHLDSPEWAKMVDAVRTPLGLVQSRVLESATYASELPGAPDGHYVVIQYKTAFANKKQAMETVTPMLDKDGIWRVSGYYIR; from the coding sequence GTGGCCGAGAAAGCAGCCGTCGAAAATGCTGTGCCTGCCGCCGAAGCCTGGCTGGCCCTGGTGGACGACGGCGCCTATGAGCAGAGTTGGGCTGAAGCGGCTTCCATGTTCCAGGCTCACCTGGACAGCCCGGAGTGGGCGAAGATGGTGGACGCCGTGAGGACCCCGCTGGGGCTTGTTCAAAGCCGAGTTCTCGAGAGTGCGACATATGCTTCAGAACTTCCCGGGGCCCCGGATGGCCACTACGTGGTCATTCAGTACAAGACTGCCTTTGCGAACAAGAAGCAGGCCATGGAAACAGTGACCCCCATGCTGGACAAGGACGGGATATGGCGCGTGTCCGGCTATTACATCAGATAG
- a CDS encoding MarC family protein, which yields MQAFFNIFINFFILLTPFFVLSVFLSVTQDETPARRRVIAVRVTIAVLVTTLVLFYFGGSIFEVLGITLDAFRIGAGSLLFLNAVALVSGRASVPGDRVEGGDMSVVPLAIPITVGPATVGALLIFGAKEQSMGEMAIGSLALVSAVLCVGIILYVATAIERILGRYGISILTKLTGLILAALSAQITFTGIKGFLELNP from the coding sequence GTGCAGGCGTTCTTCAATATTTTCATCAATTTTTTCATTCTGCTCACGCCATTTTTCGTACTTTCGGTTTTCCTGTCCGTGACACAGGATGAGACACCGGCCCGTCGGCGGGTCATTGCCGTGCGGGTGACCATTGCGGTGCTCGTCACCACCCTTGTGCTGTTCTACTTCGGCGGATCGATCTTCGAGGTCCTTGGCATCACCCTGGATGCCTTCCGCATAGGCGCCGGCAGTCTTTTGTTTCTCAACGCAGTGGCGCTCGTTTCCGGCCGCGCCTCTGTCCCAGGCGACCGCGTGGAGGGCGGCGACATGAGCGTGGTGCCTCTGGCCATACCCATCACGGTGGGGCCCGCCACGGTAGGCGCACTGCTCATATTCGGCGCCAAGGAGCAGTCCATGGGCGAAATGGCCATCGGCAGCCTGGCCCTGGTCAGCGCCGTGTTATGCGTAGGGATCATCCTGTACGTGGCAACGGCCATCGAACGAATCCTTGGCCGGTATGGCATCTCCATTCTCACCAAGCTCACCGGACTCATCCTTGCCGCGTTGTCGGCACAGATCACCTTTACCGGCATAAAAGGTTTCCTGGAGCTGAATCCATAA
- a CDS encoding OsmC family protein: protein MKEIPVRILEGKKLQAVVDGHILHTDQPQADGGDGTGPKPSDLFLASLATCGAFFARLYCDKRGLNADGLDIVMEYETAEKTRLVTKLVFKITTPEDFPDAHRAPLERAIQSCYVKKHLKDDIEVETAFVN, encoded by the coding sequence GTGAAAGAGATTCCCGTACGCATCCTCGAAGGTAAAAAACTCCAAGCCGTCGTGGACGGCCACATACTGCACACGGATCAGCCCCAAGCCGACGGCGGCGACGGTACGGGGCCCAAACCCTCGGACCTGTTCCTCGCCTCGCTTGCCACGTGCGGAGCGTTTTTCGCGCGGCTCTACTGCGATAAACGCGGCCTGAACGCTGACGGGCTGGACATTGTCATGGAGTACGAAACCGCCGAAAAGACCCGCTTGGTGACGAAACTCGTTTTCAAGATAACCACACCCGAAGATTTTCCGGATGCGCACCGCGCACCGCTGGAGCGCGCCATTCAATCCTGCTACGTAAAAAAGCACCTCAAGGACGACATCGAAGTGGAGACTGCGTTCGTAAATTAA
- a CDS encoding glycosyltransferase family 9 protein yields MATLLCNLTRFGDLLQTQPIIHGLAERGEDVGLLCLENFAPATQLLADLDYVCPFPGSRVLSLLDRNWKEALGFLESFKSTVHASFEFSNVFNLTASMSVRLLTRYLTMDRTVDGRGFLLDDHGFSVSTDPWVSFLLASSRHRGVSPFNLVDLFWKVSGLPDAPRRFALNHPGQDDTDTAVSLLRKSAVGTGPLPETPRRYVALQLGASENRRRWPVEHFAELAALLHHEGGVVPVLLGAKGEAELGERFLYYFRDKAAAAPLVNCIGKTSLTELAAVVLACDMLVSNDTGTMHLAAGLGVPIAAVFLATAQPWDTGPYSAGNVCLEPAMDCHPCAYGSSCPHEEACRWSIPPRMVADLVRTRLETGSWPPVPDAEARVWETVPDAHHFMDLRSLSGHGSEDRTTWLRVQRETYRHLFDNGSFSEADIERIHAALAENGSATLSPAAHARLQTELEQVSQLFLLLTQQGRALGAAPIDSLKRKFLATFQRIQGLLEASEQLSVLGYLFAAHSQESGGDLASILGLTDRYATCVQAFSQLTRS; encoded by the coding sequence ATGGCAACATTGCTCTGCAACCTGACGCGCTTCGGCGACCTGCTCCAGACGCAGCCGATCATTCATGGACTGGCCGAGCGGGGCGAAGATGTCGGCCTGCTCTGCCTGGAGAATTTCGCACCAGCCACGCAACTGCTTGCCGACCTGGACTACGTATGCCCCTTTCCGGGTTCACGCGTGCTCTCCCTGCTGGACCGCAACTGGAAAGAGGCGCTCGGCTTTCTCGAATCCTTCAAAAGCACTGTCCACGCGTCCTTTGAGTTTTCCAACGTTTTCAACCTCACGGCGTCCATGTCCGTGCGGTTGCTTACGCGCTATCTGACCATGGACCGCACCGTTGACGGTCGAGGCTTCCTGCTGGACGACCATGGCTTCTCCGTCAGCACGGACCCGTGGGTCTCCTTTCTGCTGGCTTCTTCCAGGCATCGGGGCGTCAGCCCGTTCAATCTCGTGGATCTGTTCTGGAAGGTTTCCGGCCTTCCGGACGCGCCCCGGCGGTTTGCGTTAAACCACCCCGGCCAGGACGATACGGACACCGCCGTCTCGCTCTTGCGCAAGTCCGCCGTAGGTACAGGCCCGCTGCCGGAAACACCCCGCCGCTATGTGGCCTTGCAGCTGGGCGCCAGCGAGAACCGCCGCCGCTGGCCAGTGGAGCACTTTGCCGAGCTCGCTGCCCTCCTTCATCATGAGGGCGGCGTCGTTCCAGTGCTTTTAGGTGCAAAAGGCGAGGCCGAGCTCGGCGAACGTTTTCTTTATTATTTTAGGGACAAGGCGGCCGCTGCCCCGCTGGTAAACTGCATCGGCAAGACGAGCCTTACGGAATTGGCCGCCGTGGTGTTGGCGTGCGACATGCTCGTGAGCAACGACACCGGCACCATGCATCTGGCCGCCGGCCTGGGCGTGCCCATTGCTGCCGTTTTTCTGGCCACGGCGCAGCCCTGGGACACCGGCCCCTACAGCGCCGGCAATGTCTGCCTGGAGCCGGCCATGGACTGCCATCCCTGCGCATATGGCAGCAGCTGCCCTCATGAAGAGGCTTGTCGTTGGTCCATTCCGCCCCGCATGGTGGCAGATCTTGTGCGCACGCGTCTGGAAACCGGCAGTTGGCCGCCAGTGCCGGATGCCGAAGCTCGTGTCTGGGAGACAGTGCCGGACGCGCACCATTTTATGGACCTGCGCTCCCTTTCCGGCCACGGCAGCGAGGATCGCACCACGTGGTTGCGCGTCCAGCGGGAGACCTACCGCCATCTCTTTGACAACGGCTCGTTTTCCGAAGCCGACATCGAACGCATCCATGCCGCTCTGGCAGAGAACGGCTCAGCCACACTTTCGCCTGCGGCCCACGCACGGCTCCAGACCGAACTTGAGCAGGTCTCGCAACTCTTCCTGCTGCTCACCCAGCAGGGCCGGGCTCTCGGCGCGGCTCCCATCGACTCTCTGAAACGTAAGTTTCTCGCAACGTTTCAGCGCATTCAGGGGCTTCTTGAGGCGAGTGAGCAGCTGAGCGTCCTCGGCTATCTCTTCGCCGCCCATTCCCAGGAGTCCGGAGGCGATCTGGCCTCGATCCTGGGTCTGACAGATCGCTACGCCACCTGCGTGCAGGCGTTTTCGCAGCTCACACGCTCCTGA
- a CDS encoding malic enzyme-like NAD(P)-binding protein — MALFTKQDALDYHAVGHAGKLETVPAKPCQTQKHLSLAYTPGVAEACRAIATDSHQSYNYTNRGNLVAVVSNGTAVLGLGDIGPAAGKPVMEGKGVLFKIFADVDCYDLNIDTKDPDKIIEFVKLLEPGFGGINLEDIKAPECFYIEDTLKKEMDIPVFHDDQHGTAIISGAGLINALEIAGKKAEDVKLVVSGAGSGAIACTKFYQALGVKRENIFMYDSRGLIHSGRTDLNPQKQLFAQDKDHGSMVEAMKGADVFLGLSVAGQVTKEMVASMAAKPIIFACANPDPEIPYPDAKEARPDAIMATGRSDFPNQVNNVLGFPFIFRGALDVRASAINEEMKVAAAQALADLAKEPVPDEVKKAYGVDEMEFGIEYIIPKPLDLRVIEYVSSAVAQAAMDTGVAREPIEDMAAYRAALKERLAKAQERMKAFIDSYELDF, encoded by the coding sequence ATGGCCTTGTTCACGAAGCAGGATGCCCTGGATTATCACGCCGTGGGGCACGCAGGAAAACTCGAAACTGTGCCGGCCAAGCCGTGCCAGACCCAAAAGCACCTTTCTCTGGCCTACACGCCCGGCGTCGCCGAAGCCTGCCGCGCCATAGCAACTGATTCCCACCAGTCCTACAACTATACGAACAGGGGCAACCTCGTGGCCGTGGTCTCCAACGGCACCGCCGTGCTCGGCCTGGGCGACATCGGTCCGGCAGCCGGAAAGCCCGTCATGGAAGGCAAGGGCGTTCTGTTCAAAATTTTCGCCGATGTGGACTGCTACGACCTGAATATCGACACGAAGGATCCGGACAAGATCATCGAGTTCGTCAAGCTGCTGGAGCCCGGGTTCGGCGGAATCAACCTGGAGGACATCAAAGCCCCAGAATGCTTTTACATCGAGGACACGCTCAAGAAGGAAATGGACATCCCGGTCTTCCACGACGATCAGCACGGCACGGCCATCATCTCCGGCGCGGGCCTGATCAATGCCCTGGAAATCGCCGGCAAGAAGGCCGAGGACGTCAAGCTCGTGGTGTCCGGTGCCGGCTCCGGGGCCATTGCCTGCACCAAGTTTTATCAGGCACTCGGCGTGAAGCGAGAGAATATCTTCATGTATGACTCCCGCGGCCTCATCCACAGCGGGCGAACCGACCTCAATCCGCAGAAGCAGCTCTTCGCACAGGACAAGGACCACGGCTCCATGGTCGAAGCCATGAAAGGCGCGGACGTGTTCCTGGGTCTGTCCGTTGCCGGCCAGGTGACCAAGGAAATGGTCGCCTCCATGGCCGCCAAGCCCATCATCTTCGCCTGCGCGAACCCGGACCCCGAGATCCCTTATCCGGACGCCAAGGAAGCACGGCCCGATGCGATCATGGCCACCGGTCGCTCCGACTTCCCCAACCAGGTGAACAACGTGCTGGGCTTCCCCTTCATCTTCCGCGGCGCGCTCGATGTCCGCGCCTCCGCCATCAATGAAGAAATGAAGGTCGCTGCAGCCCAGGCCCTGGCCGATCTGGCCAAAGAACCGGTGCCGGACGAAGTGAAGAAAGCCTATGGCGTGGACGAGATGGAGTTCGGGATCGAATACATTATCCCCAAGCCACTGGACCTTCGCGTCATCGAGTATGTATCCTCAGCTGTAGCTCAGGCTGCCATGGATACCGGCGTGGCCCGCGAGCCCATCGAGGATATGGCTGCCTACCGCGCAGCGCTCAAGGAACGCCTGGCCAAAGCGCAGGAGCGCATGAAAGCATTCATCGACAGCTATGAGCTTGACTTCTAA
- a CDS encoding pseudouridine synthase family protein → MKAKIPNQYAGQRLDKALILLFPETSLRHRRRLFTSWNIRVDDVVRGPAFKVQAGQELIAIEKSDADQASLLRRAAVHAVSPPWAALYKPAGLDSVTLPGGSRPGLDQILVELDSAETAHSEESPGWRLASRLDRDVSGLVVAVQGRGAEERFRRMEAAGEVGKTYLLLADTADAARLSADQERIIKNALDMHDRRKVRVLDEDDPDPSRWTHLAVLGQILLDDKKMTLVRAEIARGARHQIRAHAAAAGLPIVGDPIYGAGAHPSGILFLHCAALRVEGFAVECPPPWDAALGEEGGRLLDLAELASSPEK, encoded by the coding sequence ATGAAAGCAAAAATTCCAAATCAATATGCTGGGCAGCGGTTGGACAAGGCGCTGATCCTGCTTTTTCCGGAAACGAGCCTGCGCCACAGGCGGCGCCTGTTTACATCATGGAACATCAGGGTGGACGATGTGGTTCGAGGACCGGCGTTCAAGGTGCAAGCCGGACAGGAACTGATCGCTATCGAGAAGAGCGATGCGGACCAAGCCTCCTTGCTGCGCAGGGCGGCGGTGCATGCCGTGTCGCCGCCGTGGGCGGCATTGTACAAACCCGCGGGGTTGGATAGCGTGACGTTGCCGGGCGGAAGCCGGCCCGGACTGGACCAGATCCTTGTCGAGCTTGATTCCGCAGAAACCGCGCACTCCGAGGAGTCCCCCGGGTGGCGGCTCGCCAGCCGGCTGGACCGCGACGTCTCCGGCCTCGTGGTCGCAGTGCAAGGGCGAGGCGCCGAAGAACGGTTCCGCCGTATGGAAGCGGCCGGTGAGGTGGGGAAGACGTACCTCCTGCTGGCCGATACTGCAGATGCGGCGCGTCTCTCTGCCGATCAGGAGCGCATCATCAAGAATGCCCTGGACATGCATGACCGCAGGAAGGTCCGCGTGCTGGATGAGGATGATCCCGATCCATCGCGCTGGACGCACCTTGCCGTGCTCGGACAGATTTTGCTGGACGACAAAAAAATGACACTCGTTCGGGCGGAGATAGCCCGAGGCGCCAGGCATCAGATCCGCGCACACGCCGCAGCGGCAGGGCTGCCTATCGTTGGCGACCCGATCTACGGCGCCGGCGCTCATCCTTCCGGCATCCTGTTCCTGCACTGCGCAGCCCTCCGCGTCGAAGGTTTCGCAGTCGAATGTCCGCCGCCGTGGGATGCTGCTCTGGGCGAAGAAGGCGGTCGGCTGCTCGATCTTGCAGAGCTGGCTTCGAGTCCAGAAAAATAG
- a CDS encoding TlyA family RNA methyltransferase, with amino-acid sequence MAKKIRADQLAFEQGLTASREQAKRLIMAGQVLLVTGRGLAEPVPKPGHQLSPDAELLLKEAPRFVSRGGEKLATAIDAFKLDVAGLVCLDAGASTGGFTDCLLQHGAARVYAVDVGKNQLHEKLMRDDRVVAMDGVNMRYAPPDLLPEAVDLIVADLSFISLATALPGIAGFLQPGGNVVALIKPQFEVGMGRTDKGVVRDEALRDEAVQSVLAWVSSRGFAVRGCVPSRIKGPKGNQEFLAYFTLP; translated from the coding sequence ATGGCGAAAAAAATCCGCGCCGATCAGCTCGCCTTTGAGCAGGGTCTCACCGCAAGCCGGGAGCAGGCCAAACGGCTCATCATGGCGGGCCAGGTTCTGCTGGTCACCGGCCGTGGTCTCGCAGAGCCCGTGCCCAAGCCCGGGCACCAGCTCTCACCGGATGCCGAATTGCTGCTCAAGGAAGCGCCGCGCTTCGTCTCCCGCGGGGGCGAGAAGCTCGCCACGGCCATCGACGCCTTCAAGCTTGACGTGGCCGGCCTGGTCTGCCTGGATGCCGGCGCATCCACCGGCGGATTCACGGATTGCCTGCTGCAACACGGCGCAGCGCGGGTCTACGCCGTGGACGTAGGCAAGAATCAGTTGCACGAGAAACTCATGCGCGATGACCGCGTCGTCGCCATGGACGGCGTGAACATGCGCTACGCCCCGCCGGATCTGCTGCCCGAGGCCGTGGATCTTATAGTGGCGGACCTTTCCTTCATCTCCCTGGCCACGGCTTTGCCCGGCATCGCCGGGTTTCTGCAACCGGGCGGTAATGTCGTCGCGCTCATCAAACCGCAGTTCGAGGTCGGCATGGGTCGCACGGACAAGGGCGTGGTGCGCGACGAGGCATTGCGCGACGAGGCCGTGCAGTCCGTGCTGGCGTGGGTTTCTTCTCGCGGATTCGCCGTACGCGGCTGCGTGCCCTCACGCATCAAAGGTCCCAAGGGAAACCAGGAGTTTCTGGCCTACTTCACCCTGCCCTGA
- a CDS encoding DUF6125 family protein: MPRHADLGALEHFSREELLDYVSSVLWQYRLVDAFWFLKTEEHYGLSEAERLNEDVWGIVGKLGARDIKERFGQSHGINAGGLDGFARALALFPWSLLVGYELTQKADGSLELTIPECPAQAGRRKHGLGPYVCKHMHLAEFTAFAAEIDPRIRVECRFAPPDPPEAKPAGCEHLECAWRFSMEPASSNPE; the protein is encoded by the coding sequence ATGCCCCGACACGCCGACCTCGGCGCGCTAGAGCACTTCAGCCGGGAGGAACTGCTCGACTACGTGAGCTCCGTGCTCTGGCAGTACCGGCTCGTGGATGCGTTCTGGTTTCTCAAGACCGAGGAGCATTACGGACTCTCCGAAGCCGAACGCCTTAACGAGGACGTCTGGGGGATCGTCGGCAAACTCGGCGCACGCGACATTAAGGAGCGGTTCGGCCAAAGCCATGGCATCAACGCTGGTGGGCTGGACGGATTCGCCCGCGCCCTGGCGCTGTTTCCCTGGTCGCTGCTGGTGGGGTACGAGCTCACGCAAAAGGCTGATGGCTCCCTGGAGCTGACCATTCCCGAATGCCCGGCTCAGGCAGGCCGCCGCAAGCACGGCCTTGGTCCATATGTCTGCAAACATATGCACTTAGCCGAGTTCACCGCCTTTGCCGCGGAGATCGACCCGCGCATACGCGTGGAATGCCGTTTTGCCCCGCCGGACCCGCCCGAGGCAAAGCCGGCTGGCTGCGAGCACCTGGAGTGCGCGTGGAGGTTCTCAATGGAACCAGCCAGCAGCAACCCGGAGTAG
- the folD gene encoding bifunctional methylenetetrahydrofolate dehydrogenase/methenyltetrahydrofolate cyclohydrolase FolD — translation MILLDGKATAQTIREEIAAEVRTLTAAGNRQPGLHVILVGDDPASAIYVRNKERACEAASIASEAHRLPASTTQDELASLIRQLNEREDVDGILLQLPLPGHLDATPLLEAIDPSKDVDGFHPVNVGNLVLGREGFRSCTPAGVMVLLERYGLSPAGKHAVVIGRSNIVGKPLAIMLGQPGPMGNATVTLCHSRTPDLAEHTRRADFVFAAVGRAKLVTADMVKEGAVVVDVGMNRTDEGLCGDVDFESLQDKVHAITPVPGGVGPMTIAQLLSNTLAAYKRRIGAEG, via the coding sequence ATGATTCTGCTAGACGGCAAGGCGACTGCCCAGACCATCCGCGAGGAAATCGCAGCCGAGGTCCGGACTCTTACTGCGGCCGGCAACAGACAACCCGGTCTGCACGTCATTCTCGTGGGCGACGACCCGGCTTCGGCCATCTACGTGCGCAATAAGGAGCGCGCCTGCGAGGCCGCATCCATCGCCTCCGAGGCCCATCGTTTGCCGGCTTCCACTACACAGGACGAGCTCGCTTCGCTCATTCGTCAGCTCAACGAACGCGAAGACGTGGACGGCATCCTGCTCCAGCTTCCCCTGCCCGGACACCTGGACGCCACGCCCCTGCTCGAAGCCATCGATCCGTCCAAAGATGTAGACGGCTTCCACCCCGTGAACGTAGGCAACCTCGTGCTCGGCCGCGAAGGTTTCCGCTCCTGCACGCCGGCCGGCGTCATGGTGCTGCTGGAACGCTACGGACTCTCGCCGGCCGGCAAGCACGCCGTGGTTATCGGCCGCTCCAACATCGTGGGCAAACCGCTGGCCATCATGCTGGGCCAGCCCGGCCCCATGGGCAACGCCACCGTCACCCTGTGCCACTCCCGCACTCCGGACCTGGCCGAGCACACCCGGCGAGCGGACTTCGTCTTCGCCGCCGTGGGCCGAGCCAAACTCGTGACCGCGGATATGGTCAAGGAAGGCGCCGTGGTGGTGGACGTGGGCATGAACCGCACGGACGAGGGCCTGTGCGGCGACGTCGATTTCGAGAGCCTCCAGGATAAGGTCCACGCCATCACGCCCGTTCCCGGCGGCGTCGGCCCCATGACCATCGCGCAGCTGCTGTCCAACACACTGGCGGCATACAAGCGCCGAATCGGCGCCGAAGGTTAG
- the eno gene encoding phosphopyruvate hydratase gives MSIIVSVWGREILDSRGNPTVEVEVTLENGVIGRAAVPSGASTGIREALELRDGDTERYLGKGVLNAVDHVNGEIAEAVVGMNALRQTSLDNLLIELDGTENKERLGANAILGVSMATCRAAANFLGLPLYQYLGGVNAKLMPVPLMNVINGGAHAPNNLDIQEFMLMPIGADTFAEALRMGAETFHALKTILAKDGHVTSVGDEGGFAPNLKSHEQAFEYMMRAIEAAGYSPGNDIALAIDAAASEFYKDGKYVLAGENKTMGAEELIEFYAKLAEQFPLISIEDGLAEADWEGWEIMTRELGDSLQLVGDDLFVTNPEILAEGIERDVCNSILIKLNQIGTVTETLDTIEMAKTSAYSTVVSHRSGETEDDFIADLAVAVNAGQIKTGSLSRSDRLAKYNQLLRIEEELEDDAMYFGPVIADTFGYLEYEDEE, from the coding sequence ATGTCCATCATCGTTTCCGTCTGGGGTCGGGAAATTCTCGACTCGCGAGGCAATCCCACTGTCGAGGTCGAAGTCACTCTGGAAAACGGCGTCATCGGCCGCGCCGCAGTCCCCTCCGGCGCCTCCACCGGCATACGCGAAGCCCTGGAACTGCGGGACGGCGACACAGAGCGCTACCTGGGCAAAGGGGTGCTCAATGCCGTGGACCACGTGAACGGCGAGATCGCCGAAGCAGTGGTGGGCATGAACGCCCTGCGCCAAACCTCTCTGGACAACCTGCTCATCGAACTGGACGGCACCGAGAACAAGGAGCGCCTCGGCGCCAACGCCATCCTCGGCGTATCCATGGCTACTTGCCGCGCCGCCGCGAACTTCCTGGGCCTGCCGCTCTACCAGTACCTCGGCGGCGTAAACGCCAAGCTGATGCCCGTGCCCCTCATGAACGTGATCAATGGCGGCGCCCATGCCCCGAACAACCTGGACATCCAGGAGTTCATGCTCATGCCTATCGGCGCGGACACCTTTGCCGAGGCCCTGCGCATGGGGGCAGAGACTTTCCACGCCCTCAAGACCATCCTGGCCAAAGACGGCCACGTTACCTCCGTGGGCGACGAAGGCGGCTTCGCCCCGAACCTCAAGAGCCATGAACAGGCCTTCGAGTACATGATGCGCGCCATCGAGGCCGCCGGCTACAGCCCGGGCAACGACATCGCCCTGGCAATCGACGCCGCCGCGTCCGAGTTTTACAAGGACGGCAAGTACGTGCTCGCCGGCGAGAACAAGACCATGGGCGCAGAAGAGCTCATCGAGTTCTACGCCAAACTCGCCGAGCAGTTCCCGCTCATCTCCATCGAGGACGGCCTGGCTGAAGCCGACTGGGAAGGATGGGAAATCATGACCCGCGAACTGGGCGACTCCCTGCAGCTGGTGGGCGACGACCTGTTCGTCACCAACCCGGAGATTCTTGCCGAGGGAATCGAGCGCGACGTGTGCAATTCCATCCTCATCAAGCTCAATCAGATCGGCACCGTGACCGAGACCCTGGACACCATCGAGATGGCCAAAACTTCAGCCTACTCCACCGTGGTTTCCCACCGCTCCGGCGAGACCGAGGACGACTTCATCGCAGACCTCGCCGTGGCTGTGAACGCCGGCCAGATTAAAACCGGCTCCCTCTCCCGTAGCGACCGCCTGGCAAAATACAACCAGCTACTGCGCATCGAGGAAGAGCTGGAAGACGATGCGATGTACTTCGGCCCCGTCATAGCCGATACCTTCGGCTACCTGGAATACGAAGACGAAGAGTAA
- a CDS encoding type III pantothenate kinase, whose translation MSSKVILFDVGNTGMKIGIASTDSGAPIAASYMLPTDPVATVDSLGLLLDASLRHAGANNVSACVASSVVPSMDPVLDEACAKYLGCSVRFVPDDLPFPMENRYERPAEVGADRLLAAYAAVELHPAQAHIVIDFGTATTFDCVLGRAYLGGLICPGVLSSTRSLAGQTAKLPQIRLQILEEADPTPSIGRSTSQSLTHGLLFGFASMLDGVVERLSAILNEEARGAMTEPPLVVATGGVARAVCRVARTPIVLDQDLLLAGLKKLHDQAPDFT comes from the coding sequence ATGTCCAGCAAGGTAATCCTTTTCGACGTCGGCAACACCGGCATGAAGATCGGCATCGCGTCAACCGACTCGGGCGCGCCCATTGCCGCATCATACATGCTGCCTACAGACCCCGTGGCCACAGTGGATTCCCTGGGCCTGCTTCTGGATGCTTCCCTGCGCCATGCCGGAGCGAACAACGTTTCCGCCTGCGTGGCCAGTTCCGTGGTGCCGTCCATGGACCCCGTGCTGGATGAAGCCTGCGCCAAGTATCTCGGCTGCTCCGTGCGATTCGTTCCGGACGACCTGCCTTTTCCCATGGAAAACCGTTACGAGCGCCCTGCCGAGGTAGGCGCGGACAGACTGCTGGCCGCCTACGCCGCCGTGGAACTGCATCCGGCTCAGGCGCATATCGTCATCGATTTTGGCACGGCCACCACGTTCGATTGCGTGCTGGGCCGGGCATATCTCGGGGGGCTCATCTGCCCGGGCGTTCTTTCCTCCACCCGCTCACTGGCCGGCCAGACTGCGAAGCTGCCACAGATCCGCCTGCAGATTCTGGAAGAAGCCGACCCGACGCCGTCCATCGGCCGTTCCACTTCACAGAGCCTGACCCATGGCCTGCTTTTCGGTTTTGCCTCCATGCTGGACGGAGTGGTGGAACGGCTCTCCGCCATATTAAACGAAGAAGCCCGCGGCGCGATGACTGAACCGCCTTTGGTGGTGGCCACAGGCGGTGTGGCGCGCGCGGTATGCCGCGTGGCGCGGACCCCCATCGTTCTGGACCAGGATCTACTGCTGGCAGGGCTGAAAAAGCTGCACGATCAGGCGCCCGATTTTACTTGA